A section of the Triticum dicoccoides isolate Atlit2015 ecotype Zavitan chromosome 7A, WEW_v2.0, whole genome shotgun sequence genome encodes:
- the LOC119330518 gene encoding dehydrogenase/reductase SDR family member 12-like isoform X1, producing MSPIKLVSQLPTKIRTLRGQPGPAQPSSAGTPQRRGAVPETESRGGHLPRRRIGQRGASVLRKKERTAWPQGEATSRLGTRARGRRPRWRRDLVRKRRKNMFIQKAWRTAAFGLYGFTQFTKSGFVEHAKKFREEDMQIRLDGKNCLVTGANSGLGYATAQGLASHGATVYMLCRNKERGETALNEIRSKTGNMNVHLEICDLSSINEVKSFATKFSSLEKPLHVLVNNAGLLEHKRTTTPEGLELNFAVNVAATYTLTELVMPLLEKAAPDARVITVASGGMYTEPLNTNLQYSESEFDGTKQYARNKRVQVALTEWWAEKYSNKGVGFYSMHPGWADTPGVSKSLPGLSEKLSGNLRSNEEGADTVVWLALQPKEKLVPGAFYFDRAEAQKHLKFAGTASSHEQIGSIVDSIRSICSLPANP from the exons ATGAGCCCAATAAAACTTGTGTCCCAACTCCCAACAAAAATCAGAACCCTGCGCGGCCAgcccggcccagcccagcccagctCCGCGGGAACCCCCCAACGGCGCGGTGCCGTGCCGGAGACGGAGAGCAGGGGGGGCCATCTCCCGCGGCGGAGAATCGGCCAGCGAGGCGCCTCCGTGCTCCGGAAGAAAGAACGAACCGCTTGGCCCCAAGGCGAAGCAACATCTCGTCTCGGCACGCGCGCTAGAGGAAGAAGACCGCGGTGGAGGAGAGACCTCGTGCGAAAGAGGAGGAAAAACATGTTCATCCAGAAG GCATGGAGGACGGCGGCGTTCGGGCTCTACGGCTTCACCCAGTTCACCAAATCCGGCTTCGT GGAACACGCCAAGAAGTTCAGAGAGGAGGATATGCAGATCCGGTTGGATGGGAAAAACTGCCTGGTAACCGGAGCAAACTCTGGCCTGGGTTATGCTACAGCTCAGGGCTTGGCTTCTCA TGGCGCCACTGTTTATATGCTTTGCCGGAACAAAGAAAGGGGAGAGACTGCTCTGAATGAAATAAGATCCAAAACTGGCAATATGAATGTTCATCTGGAG ATATGTGACCTTTCATCAATTAACGAAGTCAAGTCATTTGCCACAAAATTCTCTTCATTGGAGAAGCCACTTCATGTCCTT GTCAACAATGCTGGCTTACTAGAGCACAAGCGTACGACTACACCGGAAGG GTTGGAGCTCAATTTTGCTGTGAATGTGGCAGCAACATACACTTTAACAGAGCTagtgatgccactgttggaaaaAGCAGCACCTGATGCTCGTGTCATTACAGTTGCATCCGGAGGGATGTACACTGAGCCACTGAACACGAATTTGCAA TACAGCGAAAGCGAATTTGACGGGACAAAACAATATGCTCGTAACAAGAGAGTACAG GTTGCTCTCACTGAATGGTGGGCTGAGAAATACAGCAACAAGGGAGTCGGTTTCTACTCCATGCATCCAGGATGGGCTGATACACCTGGAGTCTCGAAGAGCTTGCCGGGACTATCGGAGAA GCTATCAGGAAACCTGAGATCGAACGAAGAAGGGGCTGACACAGTGGTCTGGTTGGCTTTGCAACCCAAGGAGAAATTAGTGCCAGGGGCTTTCTACTTCGACCGAGCTGAAGCGCAAAAACATTTGAAGTTTGCTGGGACTGCATCATCCCACGAGCAGATAGGTTCCATTGTTGACAGCATTCGCTCCATCTGTAGTCTCCCTGCAAACCCGTAA
- the LOC119330518 gene encoding dehydrogenase/reductase SDR family member 12-like isoform X2: MFIQKAWRTAAFGLYGFTQFTKSGFVEHAKKFREEDMQIRLDGKNCLVTGANSGLGYATAQGLASHGATVYMLCRNKERGETALNEIRSKTGNMNVHLEICDLSSINEVKSFATKFSSLEKPLHVLVNNAGLLEHKRTTTPEGLELNFAVMPLLEKAAPDARVITVASGGMYTEPLNTNLQYSESEFDGTKQYARNKRVQVALTEWWAEKYSNKGVGFYSMHPGWADTPGVSKSLPGLSEKLSGNLRSNEEGADTVVWLALQPKEKLVPGAFYFDRAEAQKHLKFAGTASSHEQIGSIVDSIRSICSLPANP, from the exons ATGTTCATCCAGAAG GCATGGAGGACGGCGGCGTTCGGGCTCTACGGCTTCACCCAGTTCACCAAATCCGGCTTCGT GGAACACGCCAAGAAGTTCAGAGAGGAGGATATGCAGATCCGGTTGGATGGGAAAAACTGCCTGGTAACCGGAGCAAACTCTGGCCTGGGTTATGCTACAGCTCAGGGCTTGGCTTCTCA TGGCGCCACTGTTTATATGCTTTGCCGGAACAAAGAAAGGGGAGAGACTGCTCTGAATGAAATAAGATCCAAAACTGGCAATATGAATGTTCATCTGGAG ATATGTGACCTTTCATCAATTAACGAAGTCAAGTCATTTGCCACAAAATTCTCTTCATTGGAGAAGCCACTTCATGTCCTT GTCAACAATGCTGGCTTACTAGAGCACAAGCGTACGACTACACCGGAAGG GTTGGAGCTCAATTTTGCT gtgatgccactgttggaaaaAGCAGCACCTGATGCTCGTGTCATTACAGTTGCATCCGGAGGGATGTACACTGAGCCACTGAACACGAATTTGCAA TACAGCGAAAGCGAATTTGACGGGACAAAACAATATGCTCGTAACAAGAGAGTACAG GTTGCTCTCACTGAATGGTGGGCTGAGAAATACAGCAACAAGGGAGTCGGTTTCTACTCCATGCATCCAGGATGGGCTGATACACCTGGAGTCTCGAAGAGCTTGCCGGGACTATCGGAGAA GCTATCAGGAAACCTGAGATCGAACGAAGAAGGGGCTGACACAGTGGTCTGGTTGGCTTTGCAACCCAAGGAGAAATTAGTGCCAGGGGCTTTCTACTTCGACCGAGCTGAAGCGCAAAAACATTTGAAGTTTGCTGGGACTGCATCATCCCACGAGCAGATAGGTTCCATTGTTGACAGCATTCGCTCCATCTGTAGTCTCCCTGCAAACCCGTAA